GGAGATGGTTTTCTGGCCCGGAACGCTCCAGGCGAGGAGAACATAGTCGTCCTCCTCGGGATCGAACGCCAGAACGGCCGGACGTATTTCGGGCCGGGCCGGGCGTTTCTCGCCGGAGGTTTCGGTCTGGCCGTTGATTTCCCGGGCCAGATAGGTGGCGCGCCGTGCGTTCCTGCCGGGTGCCCACGAAAACCGGCATGTACTCATAGACCTTGCCCATGCCGGAGATGAGGGCTTCAAAGCCCATGACGCCGATGCCCGCCGTGTATTTGCGGATATCCTTCATGGGTCCGCCGATGGAATGGCAGCTTGAGCACTGGCCGCGGAAGATTTCCCGACCGGCGTCCACCATGTTTTCCGCTGTGACGGTCTGATGGCGGTTCCAGCCGGAAGTCTTCAGGTATCCCGTGGCCGAGACGGCCTTTTCGGAACCCGCCAGAACGCCGTTGGAATACATGTAGCTGTGGATGAGGTAGGGTCTGCGTCCGGCTTCACGGGTCCACTCGAAGCAGACCATGTACATGAGCCCGATGACCAGAAGCGTGACAGCCACGGAATGCTTGGCCAGGGCGGGCATGCGCGCGGCCATGACCAGGCCTCCGGCGAAGAGCGCGGCGGAAATCAGGATGAAGCCCCGCAGGAAGGGGGCTATTTCCGGATTCGCGCCCAGAACCATGGCTTCCTGGGCTTCGGGCAGGGCATTTACATACCACCAGCCCGAGAGAAGCAGGATGGCGAAGGGCGCCAGAAGCCACAGAGCGCAGTGCCGGACCATGGCTTCGCGCAGGGCGGTTCCCTTTTCCCATGCGGCGGTGACGAAGCCGTACAGTCCGGCCAGCATGAAGACCAGACAGGTTCTGAAGACAAGGGCGGGCCAGAAGGAAGGGTTGAAGAATCCGTCCCAGAAATCCCGGGTGGAGAGCCAGTCGCCGGGAGTGAGCATGAAGCCGATGATGCCGTTGATCATGAACAGCGACATCCATCCGAAGAAGAAATACAGCCACCCGGCGGTCATGTGGGTCTGGGGCCGGATTTTGCCGAAGGTGTAGAAATAGACGAACAGGGCCACGATTTCACCCAGGAAGAAGACCCATTCTATGGCCCAGGCAAAGACGAATGTGTGGATGAGTTGCGCGGTAGCCGCCGGAGAGAGCAGGGAAATAGTGAACCAGATACCCACACCGGTGATGCCGCCAAGGACCATGGTCACCAGCAGGAAGAATTTGGTGTGGCGGCGGGTGTATTCCAGAATGCCCGGCGAATTCCGACGGTAGCCCATCCGTTCCGTCAGCACCAGAAAGAGGCCTCCGCCCACGGCGAAATGGGCGATATACACATGGAAGACGGCCATGGCGGCGATGAGCAGCCCGCCGCCCGCCCAGTGGAGTTCCCAGACCGGAAAATTCATGAGCGCACCTCCATGTCTCTGGCGACGGTTCTGAGGAGCCAGGCCAGAACGGCCAGTCCGGCGGCCAGGGTGAGAATGAAAAGGATCAGGGGTAGATATTCACCGGTCACCGTACGCTGGCCGACCTGAAAGTAGGGGGAGAGATAGGCGTCGCGGACCAGATCGCGCAGGTAGGCCATGAGGACCATGGTCATGAGCAGCAGCGTGGTGGTCAGGCGAACTCTTCGTTGCAGGGCGGTGCTGATGCTGACCATGCCAAGTACTGCGCCCAGGGCGAAAACCATGGTGTGCAGGGGGGCGCCGCCCAGCAGCAGATGCTTGACCCGTTCCGGCATGGCCCGGAGAAACCAGAGGCCGGTGGCCATCTGGGCCATGGTGGCGAAGGCGTACCAGTCCAGACCGTGGGCAATCCAGCGCGGGGCTTCGGGGGCGTTCTTCTTACAGTGCCAGACCAGGGACAGAAACAGCCCTCCCACGGCCACGGAGGAGACCACGATGTGCAGGTATCGGGGAATGAGGGTCGGCTCCCGGAAATGCAGGATGGTTCCCGCTGCGTTGTCGAAATAGGCGGTCCAGTCTTCGGGCACGAGCATGAGAGTCATGTTGTTGGTGAAGATGAAGGCCACGGTCAGCAGGCAGACAGCCGTCACCGCGGCGAACAGGGCCCGCATGGAACCCAGTGTCTCGTAGCGGAAGTCGTAGTAGTAGGCGCTGGCGTAGGCGGCGATGACAAGTCCCACAACGCTCAGCCAGTACACGGCCATGAGAGCACACTGCTGGTGTAGAGGAACTGGCCGTACAGGACCTGCAGAAAGAGCAGGGGCGCGACGCCGAAGTTTACGGCGATGGCCACAGTGAAAGGCAGTTTGCGGGAAATGTCCAGAGTCAGGGGTTCTGTCTCAGCCTTGCCGCGCAGATGATGGACCAGGGCGATGATGGCCGCGCCGAGCATGGCATTCATGACCAGCAGGTGAACGACGAAGGTCAGGATCTGGAACAGATAGAACCACATTGCTGTCCGGCTAAGCGATGTAATCTAACAGTGTGAAGTTATATGAATTATCGAATTTTCGTCGTCTGGGATTCAGGAGTTCATCCAAGGATGCCTCGCCGAGCAGGTTGAGTTGAATGAGCTGGAAGAGTTGCTGTACGGAGAGTCCGAGACGGCTGAGGAATTTCTGGTACGCGAGGAGCAGGTAAACCGTCAGGGCCGTGTAAATCTGGATCAGGACAGCGTTTTCCGAGTTGCCGACGAAGGTCTTTATGCGCAAATTTTGTTTGATTTCCTTGAAGAAGAGCTCGATTTGCCAGCGGTCTTTATAGATGTCGGCGATGGTTTTCGCCGAAAGCCGGAAATGGTTGGTCAAAAATTCGTAGTGTTTCCCGGTTTCCTGGTCACGATAGCCGATACGGCGCAAGCGTAAGGATTTTCCCCGGCTGGAGACTTCAATGATGTGATCGGAAGTAACGCCGGTCTTGCGATTCACGAGGCGGCGCTCCAGGAGTTTGAAAACGGCGTTGCGCTTGAGCCGGGTCACAAAAAAGACGCCCTTTGCCCCGAGGATCCGAAACCAGGGATAGCTGATGAAGCCCTTGTCAAAGACCACGATGGAGCCCCTGGGCAACTCCATAGCCTGAGCTATGCGGCTTTCATGGGTTTTGGCGTCGGTGACGGTTGCGAAAGCCGGGATATGGCCATCGTGATCCAGCAAGGTATGTACTTTGACGCCGCCCTTGGCCTGCCGAAACGAGGCCCAGGGAAAAAGCGACAGGCAAAGCTTTATGGTGGTGGCGTCCAGACTGAACAATTTGGATTTGAAACGGAATTTGTGCTTCGGGGCTTTTGCGGCGCACAGGCCGTACATCTCGGCGAACAGATCCTTGAAAAAGCCTACGGGGCGAGAATTGTTCGCGTCAGCAAAGGTCGAGCGGGCCACGTTTTTCAGTCCCCAGTGATACAGGCGGTTTCCCGCAGCCTCAAGGCAGCGCAGGCCATCGCGCATGGAACGTCTTGCGGCAAGCTGGATGAAGGCCATGACCGTGAACTGCTCCTTGAAACCGAATTGACGCGACGAGCGCCCGGTTTTGTGCCGTCTTTCGAGTTTCTGAAAAACATGTCTGGGAATCAGAGATAGCGTCTGGGAGAATAGTGTATTATGGTGACTCAAGTCCAGAATCTCCTTGTGTGGCAAGATGTTGTGGTGATTTCTTTTACCACACATCGCTGAGATTTTGGACTCTTTTCTTATCCCTTAGCCGGACAGCAATGATAGAACCATCCCCATTCCACGGGAATGGGCAGGTCACGGGGAATGAGGGTGGAGGGAACCATGGGCGTCTCCTGTTGCTATGTTATGGCGGATCCTTAGTGGACAGCTGTTACCCTGGTTACAGGGATTCGTCAAAATGAAACGTTCCGTGTTGTCGAGGAAACGCTTTGCCACGGGAGAATTGCGGGATAGAATGGAGGTAACTTCAACCTCGGCAAGCAGGAGGCGGTATGAAAAGGTTCATGCATTTCACGGTGGTGTGCTGTCTGGTATGTTTGGCTTCCGGTACTGCGCTGGCTCAGGACGTGCGCAAGACCCTGCCCGGTGATCTGACCTTGCGGCAGGCTCAGACCGTGCTGGCCGCAGCCTTGAAAAAGGCCGAGGAAATAAAGGTGCCCGTCAATATTGCAGTGGTCGATGCCGGGGGCAATCTGAAGGCATTTGCGCGAATGGACGACGCTTTTCTGGGCAGCATCGACATTGCCGCAAAGAAAGCCGTCACCGCGCGTTTTTTCAACATGTCCACAAGGGATTTGGGTAAGGCCTCCCAGCCGGGGCAGCCGCTCTACGGCATCGAAGTCAGTAACGGCGGGCTGGTTATTTTTGCGGGCGGCGTGCTGCTGACGGACAAGGCGGGAACCATTGCCGGTGCGGTGGGCGTGAGCGGCGGCACTGTGGATGAAGATGAAAGTATCGCCCTGGCCGGAGCCAAGGCTCTTAAGGATTGAAATCCATGACGTTCGGGCTGATTCGCCGCCGGGAATATCGGCCGGACTGAAATAGTGGTGCC
Above is a window of Desulfomicrobium orale DSM 12838 DNA encoding:
- a CDS encoding IS4 family transposase, producing MCGKRNHHNILPHKEILDLSHHNTLFSQTLSLIPRHVFQKLERRHKTGRSSRQFGFKEQFTVMAFIQLAARRSMRDGLRCLEAAGNRLYHWGLKNVARSTFADANNSRPVGFFKDLFAEMYGLCAAKAPKHKFRFKSKLFSLDATTIKLCLSLFPWASFRQAKGGVKVHTLLDHDGHIPAFATVTDAKTHESRIAQAMELPRGSIVVFDKGFISYPWFRILGAKGVFFVTRLKRNAVFKLLERRLVNRKTGVTSDHIIEVSSRGKSLRLRRIGYRDQETGKHYEFLTNHFRLSAKTIADIYKDRWQIELFFKEIKQNLRIKTFVGNSENAVLIQIYTALTVYLLLAYQKFLSRLGLSVQQLFQLIQLNLLGEASLDELLNPRRRKFDNSYNFTLLDYIA
- a CDS encoding cytochrome ubiquinol oxidase subunit I — its product is MNFPVWELHWAGGGLLIAAMAVFHVYIAHFAVGGGLFLVLTERMGYRRNSPGILEYTRRHTKFFLLVTMVLGGITGVGIWFTISLLSPAATAQLIHTFVFAWAIEWVFFLGEIVALFVYFYTFGKIRPQTHMTAGWLYFFFGWMSLFMINGIIGFMLTPGDWLSTRDFWDGFFNPSFWPALVFRTCLVFMLAGLYGFVTAAWEKGTALREAMVRHCALWLLAPFAILLLSGWWYVNALPEAQEAMVLGANPEIAPFLRGFILISAALFAGGLVMAARMPALAKHSVAVTLLVIGLMYMVCFEWTREAGRRPYLIHSYMYSNGVLAGSEKAVSATGYLKTSGWNRHQTVTAENMVDAGREIFRGQCSSCHSIGGPMKDIRKYTAGIGVMGFEALISGMGKVYEYMPVFVGTRQERTARHLSGPGNQRPDRNLRRETPGPARNTSGRSGVRSRGGRLCSPRLERSGPENHLRLRRDVVLTFSAPAGFEHPSRQVEFWKHARSLTGKDLPPDTGLTGRRMSGTMTLDGQRTFTAEDIPVLPYGEGLPNPYPVFTIEARSQDGELLGWPCPCPRNWAVKTVTAVRGAGTA
- a CDS encoding GlcG/HbpS family heme-binding protein — protein: MKRFMHFTVVCCLVCLASGTALAQDVRKTLPGDLTLRQAQTVLAAALKKAEEIKVPVNIAVVDAGGNLKAFARMDDAFLGSIDIAAKKAVTARFFNMSTRDLGKASQPGQPLYGIEVSNGGLVIFAGGVLLTDKAGTIAGAVGVSGGTVDEDESIALAGAKALKD